A single window of Alphaproteobacteria bacterium DNA harbors:
- a CDS encoding M48 family metallopeptidase, which yields MTYLLKIKTHPRSRKITLRVQHHNQSIVLTKPFYVSEKKAKEFLASHQPWVDQIIAQERDKQGLKTEGSLTEIPIFGQMYQIIHDSGRHQTKMIENCIYVYGMAEAIPSKLKVFLKSQIRVKVQELVDQKVKQIDRAYKEIQFKDTKSRWGSCSYVGNLNFSWRLVFMPDEVIDYIVAHEVAHLKYFHHQKDFWDLVDELTSHASYAKSWLKKNASTVFQYLK from the coding sequence ATGACCTATTTGCTGAAAATTAAAACACATCCTAGATCTCGCAAAATCACTTTGAGAGTGCAACATCACAATCAATCAATTGTTTTAACAAAGCCCTTTTATGTGTCTGAAAAAAAAGCAAAAGAATTTTTAGCATCGCACCAGCCTTGGGTCGATCAAATCATTGCTCAAGAAAGAGATAAGCAAGGTCTAAAGACTGAAGGTTCTTTGACCGAAATTCCGATTTTTGGTCAGATGTATCAAATTATTCATGATTCTGGCCGTCATCAGACAAAAATGATTGAAAATTGTATTTACGTCTATGGCATGGCTGAGGCAATTCCATCAAAGTTAAAGGTGTTTTTAAAGTCTCAGATTCGTGTGAAGGTACAAGAGCTTGTGGATCAAAAGGTGAAACAAATTGATCGCGCGTATAAGGAAATTCAATTTAAAGATACAAAGTCTCGTTGGGGGAGTTGCTCATACGTTGGCAATTTGAATTTCTCTTGGCGGCTTGTTTTTATGCCAGATGAAGTGATTGACTATATTGTTGCTCATGAAGTTGCACATCTGAAGTATTTCCATCATCAAAAAGATTTTTGGGATCTTGTTGATGAACTCACAAGCCATGCCTCTTATGCAAAATCATGGCTGAAGAAGAATGCAAGCACTGTTTTTCAGTATTTAAAATAG